One Motacilla alba alba isolate MOTALB_02 chromosome 15, Motacilla_alba_V1.0_pri, whole genome shotgun sequence DNA segment encodes these proteins:
- the LHX5 gene encoding LIM/homeobox protein Lhx5 isoform X2, whose translation MMVHCAGCERPILDRFLLNVLDRAWHIKCVQCCECKCNLTEKCFSREGKLYCKNDFFRRFGTKCAGCSQGISPSDLVRKARNKVFHLNCFTCMVCNKQLSTGEELYIIDENKFVCKEDYLNSPSLKEGSLNSVSSCTDRSLSPDLQDPMQDDTKETDNSTSSDKETTNNENEEQNSGTKRRGPRTTIKAKQLETLKAAFAATPKPTRHIREQLAQETGLNMRVIQVWFQNRRSKERRMKQLSALGARRHAFFRSPRRMRPLGGRLDESEMLGSTPYTYYGDYQGDYYGPGGNYDFFPHGPPSQAQSPADSSYLQNSGPGSTPLGPLEPPLSGHHSSENQRYTDMISHPDTPSPEPGMTGSLHPIPGEVFSGGPSPPFSMSSNSAYSGALSHPNPELSEAAVW comes from the exons ATGATGGTGCATTGTGCGGGCTGCGAGAGGCCGATTTTGGACCGGTTCCTACTGAACGTCTTGGACAGGGCATGGCACATCAAATGCGTCCAGTGCTGCGAGTGCAAGTGCAACCTGACCGAGAAATGCTTCTCCAGGGAAGGGAAACTCTACTGCAAAAATGACTTTTTCAG gAGGTTTGGTACCAAATGCGCCGGCTGCTCCCAAGGGATCTCTCCCAGCGACCTCGTCCGGAAAGCCCGGAATAAAGTCTTTCACCTGAACTGTTTCACCTGCATGGTCTGCAACAAGCAGCTCTCCACGGGCGAGGAACTCTATATCATCGACGAAAACAAATTTGTTTGCAAAGAGGATTATTTGAACTCTCCCAGTTTGAAGGAAGGCAGCCTCAACTCAG TGTCCTCATGTACAGACAGGAGTTTGTCCCCGGATCTCCAGGACCCCATGCAGGACGACACCAAGGAAACGGACAACTCGACCTCCTCGGACAAGGAAACCACCAACAACGAGAACGAGGAGCAGAACTCGGGCACCAAGCGGAGGGGGCCTCGCACCACCATTAAAGCCAAGCAGCTGGAGACCCTCAAAGCTGCCTTCGCCGCCACCCCTAAACCCACCCGCCACATCCGGGAGCAGCTGGCCCAGGAGACCGGCCTCAACATGAGAGTCATCCAG GTGTGGTTCCAGAACCGTCGGTCGAAGGAGCGGCGGATGAAGCAGCTGAGCGCGCTGGGCGCCCGCCGGCACGCGTTCTTCCGCAGCCCCCGCAGGATGCGGCCCCTGGGCGGCCGCCTCGACGAGTCCGAGATGCTCGGCTCCACGCCCTACACGTACTACGGAG aTTACCAAGGTGACTACTACGGGCCGGGAGGCAACTATGACTTTTTCCCCCACGGGCCGCCCTCCCAAGCCCAGTCCCCGGCCGACTCCAGCTACCTTCAGAACTCAGGACCCGGCTCCACACCCCTGGGACCCTTGGAGCCCCCCCTAAGCGGACACCACTCCTCAGAAAACCAAAGGTACACGGATATGATCTCGCACCCCGACACCCCCAGCCCCGAGCCGGGGATGACGGGCTCGCTGCACCCCATCCCGGGGGAGGTCTTCAGCGGGGGGCCCAGCCCGCCCTTCTCCATGTCCAGCAATAGCGCCTACAGCGGGGCCCTGTCGCACCCCAACCCGGAGCTCAGCGAGGCGGCGGTGTGGTAG
- the LHX5 gene encoding LIM/homeobox protein Lhx5 isoform X1 — protein sequence MMVHCAGCERPILDRFLLNVLDRAWHIKCVQCCECKCNLTEKCFSREGKLYCKNDFFRRFGTKCAGCSQGISPSDLVRKARNKVFHLNCFTCMVCNKQLSTGEELYIIDENKFVCKEDYLNSPSLKEGSLNSAPGAGSCHASQWGRCCERVSSCTDRSLSPDLQDPMQDDTKETDNSTSSDKETTNNENEEQNSGTKRRGPRTTIKAKQLETLKAAFAATPKPTRHIREQLAQETGLNMRVIQVWFQNRRSKERRMKQLSALGARRHAFFRSPRRMRPLGGRLDESEMLGSTPYTYYGDYQGDYYGPGGNYDFFPHGPPSQAQSPADSSYLQNSGPGSTPLGPLEPPLSGHHSSENQRYTDMISHPDTPSPEPGMTGSLHPIPGEVFSGGPSPPFSMSSNSAYSGALSHPNPELSEAAVW from the exons ATGATGGTGCATTGTGCGGGCTGCGAGAGGCCGATTTTGGACCGGTTCCTACTGAACGTCTTGGACAGGGCATGGCACATCAAATGCGTCCAGTGCTGCGAGTGCAAGTGCAACCTGACCGAGAAATGCTTCTCCAGGGAAGGGAAACTCTACTGCAAAAATGACTTTTTCAG gAGGTTTGGTACCAAATGCGCCGGCTGCTCCCAAGGGATCTCTCCCAGCGACCTCGTCCGGAAAGCCCGGAATAAAGTCTTTCACCTGAACTGTTTCACCTGCATGGTCTGCAACAAGCAGCTCTCCACGGGCGAGGAACTCTATATCATCGACGAAAACAAATTTGTTTGCAAAGAGGATTATTTGAACTCTCCCAGTTTGAAGGAAGGCAGCCTCAACTCAG CGCCCGGGGCCGGATCCTGCCACGCCAGTCAGTGGGGCCGCTGCTGTGAGCGAG TGTCCTCATGTACAGACAGGAGTTTGTCCCCGGATCTCCAGGACCCCATGCAGGACGACACCAAGGAAACGGACAACTCGACCTCCTCGGACAAGGAAACCACCAACAACGAGAACGAGGAGCAGAACTCGGGCACCAAGCGGAGGGGGCCTCGCACCACCATTAAAGCCAAGCAGCTGGAGACCCTCAAAGCTGCCTTCGCCGCCACCCCTAAACCCACCCGCCACATCCGGGAGCAGCTGGCCCAGGAGACCGGCCTCAACATGAGAGTCATCCAG GTGTGGTTCCAGAACCGTCGGTCGAAGGAGCGGCGGATGAAGCAGCTGAGCGCGCTGGGCGCCCGCCGGCACGCGTTCTTCCGCAGCCCCCGCAGGATGCGGCCCCTGGGCGGCCGCCTCGACGAGTCCGAGATGCTCGGCTCCACGCCCTACACGTACTACGGAG aTTACCAAGGTGACTACTACGGGCCGGGAGGCAACTATGACTTTTTCCCCCACGGGCCGCCCTCCCAAGCCCAGTCCCCGGCCGACTCCAGCTACCTTCAGAACTCAGGACCCGGCTCCACACCCCTGGGACCCTTGGAGCCCCCCCTAAGCGGACACCACTCCTCAGAAAACCAAAGGTACACGGATATGATCTCGCACCCCGACACCCCCAGCCCCGAGCCGGGGATGACGGGCTCGCTGCACCCCATCCCGGGGGAGGTCTTCAGCGGGGGGCCCAGCCCGCCCTTCTCCATGTCCAGCAATAGCGCCTACAGCGGGGCCCTGTCGCACCCCAACCCGGAGCTCAGCGAGGCGGCGGTGTGGTAG